The bacterium genome has a segment encoding these proteins:
- a CDS encoding bi-domain-containing oxidoreductase, producing the protein MKQVFKTKEQRMVVREVPRPRVDAGQVLVLNEFSLISAGTETGGLVLPGDLRGQLQVRRDLLRKGLKAVRNNSLRDLWRKAAHVDNIAQAVGYSSAGRVLTVGLGVQDLRPGDRVACAGSGIAAHAEVVAVPRLLVAPVPEGVPTRDAAWTTVASIALQGIRQGGPRLGEVVVVTGLGLIGLLAVQLLAANGCRVVGLDLLPSRLEAALRCGAELALPADDAGVAEAVRRLSGGLGADLVLLAAGTSSSRPLAQAMELVRKRGRVVVVGAVGMDVPRSPFYEKEVELRIACSYGPGRYDPDYEQRGRDYPPAHARWTENRNLQAVLELMRSGRLRPDLLEPRVYPVEQAVQAFDGIKGEPETHLAVLLQYPALAAEDPLPLPMVVAREGRLGLAVIGAGGFCARVHLPVLAALSQVELRGLVARGGFTAGKLAAEFKVPWSGTDPAPLLADAGVQAVLIATRHDSHAELCLQALAAGKHVFVEKPAAIRRQEVEALERALAPGQQVFQVGYNRRFAPLARRLRDGILTRGGPLFITYRINAGRIPPASWVQQRGEGGGRLIGEGCHFIDFCSFLAGAQPEEAAVRALPALAASPGVVDQFALTLSYPDGSLAQIQYLSEGGPGLEKERIEVHAGATSWILEDFHRLVHHDAKGGARSWEQADKGHAAGLTAFLQAARGEAPPAMSPEEALGATRIAIELQDWLDGVGEEESC; encoded by the coding sequence GTGAAGCAGGTCTTCAAGACCAAGGAGCAGCGCATGGTGGTGCGCGAGGTGCCCCGCCCGCGGGTCGATGCCGGGCAGGTGCTGGTGCTGAACGAGTTCAGCCTGATCAGCGCGGGCACGGAGACCGGCGGCCTGGTGCTGCCCGGCGACCTGCGCGGGCAGCTGCAGGTGCGTCGGGACCTGCTGCGCAAGGGACTCAAGGCTGTGCGCAACAACAGCCTGCGCGACCTCTGGCGCAAGGCCGCCCACGTGGACAACATCGCCCAGGCGGTGGGATACAGCAGCGCGGGCCGTGTGCTGACCGTCGGCCTGGGTGTGCAGGACCTGCGGCCGGGGGACCGGGTCGCCTGCGCCGGATCGGGCATCGCCGCCCACGCCGAGGTGGTGGCCGTGCCGCGCCTCCTGGTGGCGCCGGTGCCCGAGGGGGTTCCCACCCGCGACGCCGCCTGGACTACCGTGGCCAGCATCGCGCTGCAGGGAATCCGCCAGGGCGGGCCGCGCCTGGGCGAGGTGGTGGTGGTGACGGGCCTGGGCCTCATCGGCTTGCTGGCCGTGCAACTGCTGGCGGCCAACGGTTGCCGCGTGGTGGGGCTGGACCTGCTGCCCAGCCGCCTGGAGGCGGCGCTGCGCTGCGGGGCGGAGCTGGCCCTGCCCGCCGACGACGCGGGCGTGGCGGAGGCCGTGCGGCGTCTGAGCGGAGGCCTGGGCGCGGATCTCGTGCTGCTTGCGGCAGGAACGTCCTCGAGCCGCCCGCTGGCCCAGGCGATGGAGCTGGTGCGCAAGCGTGGTCGGGTGGTGGTGGTGGGCGCGGTGGGGATGGATGTGCCGCGCAGCCCCTTCTACGAGAAGGAGGTGGAACTGCGCATCGCCTGCTCCTACGGACCCGGCCGCTACGACCCGGATTACGAGCAGCGCGGTCGCGACTATCCCCCGGCCCATGCCCGGTGGACGGAAAACCGCAACCTGCAGGCCGTGCTGGAGCTGATGCGCTCCGGACGCCTGCGCCCCGACCTGCTGGAGCCGCGCGTCTACCCCGTGGAGCAGGCCGTGCAGGCCTTCGACGGCATCAAGGGCGAACCGGAGACACACCTGGCCGTGCTGTTGCAATACCCGGCGCTCGCGGCGGAGGACCCTCTTCCGCTGCCGATGGTGGTGGCGCGGGAGGGGAGGCTGGGCCTGGCCGTGATCGGGGCGGGGGGCTTCTGTGCCCGCGTCCATCTGCCCGTGCTGGCCGCCCTGTCCCAGGTGGAACTGCGCGGTCTGGTCGCCCGCGGGGGCTTCACCGCCGGCAAGCTGGCCGCCGAATTCAAGGTGCCCTGGTCGGGAACGGACCCTGCCCCCCTGCTGGCCGACGCGGGGGTCCAGGCCGTGCTCATCGCCACGCGCCATGACAGCCACGCCGAGCTCTGCCTGCAAGCGCTGGCGGCCGGCAAGCATGTCTTCGTGGAGAAACCCGCCGCCATCCGCCGGCAGGAGGTCGAGGCGCTGGAGAGGGCACTTGCTCCCGGCCAGCAGGTCTTCCAGGTGGGCTACAACCGGCGCTTCGCTCCATTGGCACGACGCCTGCGCGACGGGATCCTGACACGCGGCGGACCCCTCTTCATCACCTACCGGATCAATGCCGGCCGCATTCCGCCCGCCTCCTGGGTGCAGCAACGCGGCGAAGGAGGCGGCCGCCTCATCGGCGAGGGCTGCCACTTCATCGATTTCTGCTCCTTCCTGGCCGGCGCACAGCCGGAGGAGGCCGCGGTCCGCGCCCTGCCCGCCCTGGCGGCCAGTCCGGGTGTGGTCGACCAGTTCGCGCTCACGCTGTCCTATCCCGACGGCAGCCTGGCCCAGATCCAATACCTGAGCGAAGGCGGCCCCGGCCTGGAGAAGGAACGCATTGAAGTGCATGCCGGCGCGACGAGCTGGATCCTCGAGGACTTCCACCGCCTGGTCCACCACGACGCCAAGGGAGGTGCGCGCAGCTGGGAGCAGGCCGACAAAGGCCACGCGGCGGGGCTGACAGCCTTCCTGCAGGCCGCCCGGGGAGAAGCCCCGCCCGCCATGTCACCGGAGGAGGCCCTGGGCGCCACCCGCATCGCCATCGAACTGCAGGACTGGCTGGACGGCGTGGGAGAGGAGGAGTCATGCTGA
- a CDS encoding GNAT family N-acetyltransferase, with protein sequence MSWICEEWPLPLAGDCADAWDRLAEDGVHPHIQTTRWWVEVWLEHFASDGVRVLAFRRDRDVRALLPMWERRERDPRSPVSHRVLSPAGDGFTDALPLLVRDGDGEAMEQVAAWLDDASRRVHEARLLPLIEGTASFPLAERLAGRGWERQRVEGNPLLDLSPGWEALERAVGKNLRHDVAKKKRRLAEVGHVVELTLETCCDTTLLAGLTELSRLRFQAEGHKSSLLDPARRAFIGKVGRLATERGAFACYTCREEGGLVAYRLGFLHRGAFFDWITSYDPAFFPFSIGKLMLWDVVEDLCRRGVTRLDFMAGEEDYKLKWNPEVRGMWRLRHRRPGPVNALRDGVRALGRMKAAWKL encoded by the coding sequence ATGAGCTGGATCTGTGAGGAGTGGCCCCTGCCCTTGGCCGGGGATTGCGCGGATGCCTGGGATCGTCTGGCGGAGGACGGTGTGCACCCCCACATCCAGACCACCCGGTGGTGGGTGGAGGTCTGGCTGGAGCACTTCGCCTCGGACGGGGTCCGGGTGCTGGCCTTCCGCCGGGATCGCGACGTGCGCGCCTTGTTGCCGATGTGGGAGCGCCGGGAGCGTGACCCCCGCTCCCCCGTCTCGCACCGGGTGCTCAGCCCCGCGGGCGACGGCTTCACCGACGCCCTGCCCTTGCTGGTGCGGGACGGCGACGGCGAGGCGATGGAGCAGGTGGCGGCCTGGTTGGACGACGCGTCCCGGCGTGTCCATGAAGCCCGGCTCCTGCCCCTCATCGAAGGGACGGCCTCCTTTCCCCTGGCGGAGCGGCTCGCAGGCCGGGGCTGGGAGCGGCAGCGGGTGGAGGGCAATCCGCTCCTCGACCTCTCCCCTGGCTGGGAGGCGCTGGAGAGAGCGGTGGGCAAAAACCTGCGCCACGATGTGGCCAAGAAGAAGCGACGGCTGGCGGAGGTCGGGCACGTGGTGGAGCTGACGCTGGAGACCTGCTGCGACACGACGCTCCTGGCCGGGCTGACGGAGCTGTCGCGTCTGCGCTTCCAGGCCGAGGGCCACAAGAGTTCGTTGCTGGATCCGGCCCGCCGCGCCTTCATCGGGAAGGTGGGGCGCTTGGCCACGGAGCGGGGCGCCTTTGCGTGTTACACCTGCCGGGAAGAGGGCGGGCTGGTGGCCTACCGCCTGGGCTTTCTGCACCGGGGTGCCTTCTTCGACTGGATCACCAGCTACGACCCGGCCTTCTTTCCCTTCTCCATCGGCAAGCTGATGCTCTGGGATGTGGTGGAGGATCTGTGCCGCCGGGGCGTGACCCGCCTGGATTTCATGGCCGGCGAGGAGGACTACAAGCTCAAGTGGAATCCGGAGGTGCGCGGCATGTGGCGCCTGCGCCACCGTCGTCCCGGGCCGGTGAACGCCCTGCGCGACGGAGTGCGGGCCCTGGGACGGATGAAGGCCGCATGGAAGCTCTGA
- a CDS encoding glycosyltransferase family 4 protein, with protein sequence MKSRTSSSPLHILVVSERFHPEEFRVNDLVRHLAGRGHQVRVLTQIPSYPHGRVFDGWRNRGVDGEVWAGARVTRVPTVTGYEASLRRKLLNYLAFAWRGSRAALAGARPDVVLSFQTGPLTSALPAVLLARWRAVPFVIWTQDLWPDSVWAYGFRRSAPRAALLNAFVRFCYRPAARVLVSCAGFRDALAPFLPAGRQAEFVPNWADEPPARTEPRPWARDDRLHLVFAGNLGKVQNLDRLLDAWAGLPAPTAARLRLHLVGDGSHAAHLRRRVEGEGLPGVDFHGRIPAAEMGPVYAASDGLLVSLDDQPIFRLTVPSKFQSCLAAGKPILAVAGGELQRVVADEGLGLTAHPGRVEEIRAMVTAFATLSPEERAAMGSRGRALLERDYRREAILATLDGVLRGAVGRP encoded by the coding sequence TTGAAGTCCAGGACCTCCAGTAGCCCCCTGCACATCCTGGTCGTGAGCGAGCGCTTCCACCCGGAGGAGTTCCGCGTCAACGACCTGGTGCGGCATCTGGCGGGGCGCGGCCACCAGGTGCGCGTGCTCACCCAGATCCCCAGCTATCCCCACGGCCGGGTCTTCGACGGCTGGCGCAACCGCGGGGTGGACGGCGAGGTTTGGGCGGGGGCGCGGGTCACGCGCGTGCCCACCGTGACCGGCTACGAGGCCAGCCTGCGGCGCAAGCTGCTCAACTACCTGGCTTTTGCCTGGCGCGGCAGTCGGGCGGCCCTGGCCGGTGCGCGGCCGGATGTCGTCCTCTCCTTCCAGACCGGCCCCCTGACCAGCGCCTTGCCGGCCGTGCTGCTGGCCCGTTGGCGCGCCGTGCCCTTTGTCATCTGGACGCAGGACCTGTGGCCGGACAGCGTCTGGGCTTACGGCTTTCGTCGCAGCGCGCCGCGGGCCGCGCTGCTCAACGCCTTCGTTCGCTTCTGCTACCGACCCGCCGCCCGCGTGCTGGTCTCCTGCGCGGGATTCCGCGACGCGCTGGCCCCCTTCCTGCCGGCGGGACGGCAGGCGGAGTTCGTCCCCAATTGGGCCGACGAGCCCCCCGCCCGGACCGAACCCCGACCCTGGGCGCGGGACGACCGCCTGCACCTCGTCTTCGCCGGGAACCTGGGCAAGGTCCAGAACCTGGACCGCCTGCTGGACGCCTGGGCCGGCCTGCCGGCACCCACGGCGGCGCGCCTGCGCCTGCATCTGGTGGGGGATGGCTCCCACGCCGCCCACCTGCGCCGGCGCGTGGAGGGGGAGGGACTGCCCGGCGTGGACTTCCATGGCCGCATCCCGGCGGCGGAGATGGGGCCGGTCTACGCCGCCAGCGACGGCCTGCTGGTGAGTCTGGACGACCAGCCCATCTTTCGGCTGACCGTGCCCTCCAAGTTCCAGAGCTGCCTGGCGGCGGGCAAGCCCATCCTCGCCGTCGCCGGCGGGGAGTTGCAACGCGTGGTGGCGGACGAGGGGCTGGGACTGACCGCCCATCCGGGTCGCGTGGAGGAGATTCGCGCCATGGTGACCGCCTTCGCCACCTTGTCCCCGGAGGAGCGGGCGGCCATGGGATCCCGGGGACGAGCGCTGTTGGAGCGGGACTACCGCCGGGAGGCCATTCTGGCGACGCTGGACGGCGTGCTGAGAGGGGCGGTGGGGAGACCATGA
- the wecB gene encoding UDP-N-acetylglucosamine 2-epimerase (non-hydrolyzing): MKVMTVVGTRPELIRLSRVIVRLDACLDHVLVHTGQNHDYELNQIFFDELALRRPDHFLATDPSSLGRMIGTLFIQFEGVLRRERPDALLVLGDTNSALCCVLARRLRIPVFHMEAGNRSFDLNVPEEVNRRLVDHVCDVNLVYTEHARRNLLAEGLPPRQVLLTGSPMLEVLEHYRPLIEASPVLDELGLTPGGYLLASLHREENVDNRRGLEGALAALGAAAREFGRPVLLSTHPRTAKRLQQLGGGALPEGVRTHRPFGFPAYVRLQEGAFCVLSDSGTISEEAALLGFPAVTLRHSMERPEALDGGNIVLCGLEEDVVLRALRLVTDAGAAPGRQVPEAYQVRDVSERVARIITGLTPLLHRWNGIEVQDLQ; the protein is encoded by the coding sequence ATGAAAGTGATGACCGTGGTGGGCACGCGGCCCGAGTTGATCCGCCTCTCCCGGGTCATCGTCCGCCTGGACGCCTGTCTGGACCACGTGCTGGTGCACACGGGCCAGAACCATGACTATGAACTGAACCAGATTTTCTTCGATGAGCTGGCCCTCCGCCGCCCGGACCACTTCCTGGCGACGGATCCTTCCAGCCTGGGACGGATGATCGGGACCCTCTTCATCCAGTTCGAGGGGGTGCTGCGCCGGGAGCGGCCGGACGCCCTGCTCGTCCTGGGGGACACCAACAGCGCCCTGTGCTGCGTGCTGGCCCGCCGCCTGCGCATTCCCGTCTTCCACATGGAGGCGGGCAACCGCTCCTTCGACCTCAACGTCCCCGAGGAGGTGAACCGCCGGCTGGTGGACCATGTCTGCGACGTCAACCTGGTCTACACCGAACACGCCCGGCGCAACCTGCTGGCCGAGGGCTTGCCGCCACGCCAGGTGCTGCTCACGGGCAGCCCCATGCTCGAGGTGCTGGAGCACTATCGTCCGCTGATCGAGGCCAGTCCCGTGCTGGACGAACTGGGCCTGACGCCCGGCGGCTACCTGCTGGCCAGCCTGCACCGCGAGGAGAACGTGGACAACCGTCGCGGCCTGGAAGGTGCCCTGGCGGCATTGGGGGCCGCCGCACGGGAATTCGGGCGCCCTGTGCTGCTCTCCACCCATCCGCGCACGGCCAAACGCCTGCAACAGCTGGGCGGCGGCGCGTTGCCGGAAGGCGTGCGGACCCACCGGCCCTTCGGCTTTCCGGCCTATGTCCGTTTGCAGGAGGGGGCCTTCTGTGTCCTGTCCGACAGCGGAACCATCAGCGAAGAGGCGGCGCTGCTGGGTTTCCCGGCGGTGACGCTGCGCCATTCCATGGAGCGGCCGGAGGCCCTGGACGGGGGCAACATCGTGCTCTGCGGCCTGGAGGAGGATGTGGTGCTGCGGGCCTTGCGCCTGGTGACGGATGCCGGCGCCGCCCCGGGACGCCAGGTGCCCGAGGCCTACCAGGTGCGCGATGTCTCGGAACGCGTGGCGCGCATCATCACCGGCCTCACGCCCCTCCTGCATCGGTGGAACGGCATTGAAGTCCAGGACCTCCAGTAG
- a CDS encoding polysaccharide biosynthesis protein, with product MLDGKRILVTGGTGSLGKVLVRRLLAGEWGVPAKVIVFSRDEGKQHDMRLSYLQRTVTTDEVIYRNFMSRLEFRIGDVRDFSALCSAVKDADLVVNAAALKQVPTCEYFPIEAVRTNCLGAQHIVDAIRLHGCPVETVVGVSTDKACKPTNLMGLTKAVQERILIAANILCPTTRFVGVRYGNIMASRGSVIPLFHELIRHGEPVTVTDPRMTRFLITLHQATDLIMAAVREAGPGEIYVPRAPSCTMEDLARALVGDRGNPVRVTGIRPGEKVHEIMVSEEESHHTVRRGPYYAILPMLPELRREGDFTRALDGEYSSGATPVGLDGVVEILGANQLLLDGEVPLAEGGELLR from the coding sequence ATGCTCGACGGCAAACGGATCCTGGTCACCGGCGGGACGGGCTCGCTGGGCAAGGTGCTGGTGCGCCGGCTGCTGGCGGGGGAATGGGGAGTCCCCGCCAAGGTCATCGTCTTCTCCCGGGACGAGGGCAAGCAGCACGACATGCGCCTGTCCTATCTGCAGCGCACGGTCACCACCGACGAAGTCATCTATCGCAACTTCATGAGTCGCCTGGAGTTCCGCATCGGGGACGTGCGCGACTTCAGCGCCCTGTGCTCGGCGGTCAAGGACGCGGACCTGGTCGTCAATGCCGCCGCCCTCAAGCAGGTTCCCACCTGCGAGTATTTTCCCATCGAGGCGGTGCGCACCAACTGCCTGGGTGCCCAGCACATCGTGGACGCCATCCGGCTCCACGGCTGCCCCGTTGAGACGGTGGTGGGGGTCAGCACGGACAAGGCCTGCAAGCCCACCAACCTGATGGGCCTCACCAAGGCCGTGCAGGAGCGCATCCTCATCGCGGCCAACATCCTCTGCCCGACCACGCGCTTCGTGGGCGTGCGCTACGGCAACATCATGGCCAGCCGCGGCAGCGTCATCCCCCTCTTCCACGAGCTGATCCGCCACGGCGAGCCCGTCACCGTGACGGATCCGCGCATGACACGCTTCCTCATCACCCTGCACCAGGCCACGGACCTGATCATGGCCGCCGTGCGCGAGGCGGGACCCGGGGAGATCTATGTGCCCCGCGCCCCGTCCTGCACCATGGAGGACCTGGCGCGCGCCCTGGTCGGGGACCGCGGCAATCCCGTGCGGGTGACGGGCATCCGGCCGGGCGAGAAGGTCCACGAGATCATGGTGAGCGAGGAGGAGTCCCACCACACGGTGCGGCGCGGCCCCTACTACGCCATCCTGCCCATGCTGCCGGAGCTGCGCCGGGAGGGCGATTTCACCCGCGCCCTGGACGGCGAGTACAGCAGCGGCGCGACGCCCGTCGGCCTGGACGGGGTGGTGGAGATCCTGGGGGCCAACCAACTGCTCCTGGACGGCGAGGTGCCGCTGGCCGAGGGCGGGGAGCTGCTGCGATGA